Part of the bacterium genome is shown below.
ATGGCGTGGACCTGTTCGACTGCGTTCTGCCGACGCGCAACGCGCGAAACGGGATGATGTTCACCTCCGCGGGGCCGGTCTCCATCAAGCAGGCCCGATACGCGGACGACGCGCTTCCGCCGGACGAGCGGTGCGACTGCCCCACGTGCCGCGGCTTCTCCCGCGCGTACCTGCGCCACCTCTATCTCCAGCGGGAGATGCTGGGGTCGATGGCGATGACCGTCCACAACCTTCATTTCTACGCGGGGCTGATGCGGCGGGCGCGGGAGGCGATTTCCCGTGGAAATTTCGGGGAACTTGTGAAAGAATCAGTCGTTTCGGAAAACGAGTAATGTCCAAGGAGGGTGCATCCTTATGTTCCTGACCGGCATGGCGTACGCGATGGGCGGATCCCCGGGCGGCGGCGCCGGGGGCGGGAGCGGCCTCATGGGGCTTCTCCCGATCCTTCTCATGTTCGTCATCTTCTACTTCCTGCTGATTCGTCCGCAGCAGAAACAGGCGAGCAGGCAGCGCGATTTCATCAAGAACCTCAAGGTGGGCGACCGGGTGGTGACCTCGGGGGGACTCCACGGCGAAGTGAAGGGATTGACCGAGACGACCATCACTCTCGAGATCGCCGACAAGGTCCGCGTGAAGGTCACCCGCTCCGCCGTCTCCGGCTCGAGCCAGGACGCGGCCGTCCCCGACGCGCAGAAGCCCGCCTGACCGGGAGAAGGATACGGAAAGGAGCACCCGCGGATCATGATGAAGAGCATCACCGGAAGGATCACGCTGATCGCCGTGCTGACGGCGGTCTCGGTCATCGTCCTGTTGCCCTCGCTGACCGACCGGCTCCCCGCGGGGTGGAAGGACAGGATGCCGAAGATCAATCTCGGGCTTGACCTCCAGGGAGGCGTGTTCCTGCGCCTGGCCGTCGATATCGACAAGGCGATCGAGAACACTTCCATGCGCTACGCGGACGACGCGCGCGCCGTCTGCCGCGAGAATGGGCTGCCGGTCCTCGCCTTTCAGAAGATCGGCGACGGCGGGTTCTCCCTCCGGTTTCCGCCGGGCGACTTCGCCTCCCGCGCGCAGGCCACCCTCAAGGACGAGTTCCCCTCCCTCGACGTGGGCCCGGGCCCCGTGAGCGCCGACGGGGCGACCGTCATCGCGCACATGAAGCCCGCCGAGATCCAGGCGATCCGGACCAACGCGGTGGTGCAGGGGGTGGAGACGATCCGGAACCGGATCGACCAGTTCGGCGTCCGGGAACCGCAGATCGTCGCGGAGGGGGACGACCGGATCGTGGTGCAGCTTCCGGGCGTCAAGGACCAGCAGCGGGCGATCGAGCTCGTCGGCAAGACGGCCCTCCTCGAGTTCAAGCTGGTCGACGAGGGCGCGAGCGTGGAAGAATCCCTCAAGGGGAGCCTCCCGGAGGATGACCAGCTGCTCTACCAGAAGTCGACGGACCCGCAGAGCGGCCGGGTGACGAAGACCCCGATCGTCGTGAAGAAGCGGGCGCTGCTCACCGGCGACACGATCAAGTCGGCGAAGGTGAACTTCGGCAACCAGGTGGGCGGGGCGCACGTATCCATCTCCTTCGATAGCCGCGGCGCCAAGGTCTTCGACCGGGTGACCGCCGAGAACGTGAAGCGCCGCCTGGCGATCGTGCTCGACGACACGGTCTACTCCGCGCCCGTCATCCAGGAGCGGATCTCGGGCGGGGAGGCGCAGATCACCGGAAACTTCACCCCGGAGGAGGCGTCCGACCTCGCGATCGTCCTGCGGGCCGGGTCCCTGCCGGCGCCGGTCAAGGTGATCCAGAACGTCTCCATCGGCCCTTCCCTCGGGCAGGACTCGATCCGGAAGGGGGTGCGGGCGGCGATGATCGGCGCCCTGCTGGTGGTGACGTTCATGGCGTTCTACTACCGGTTCGCGGGGATGGTGGCGGACTTCGCCCTCGTCTTCAATATCCTCTTCCTCCTTGCGGGGATGGCCGCCTTCTCGGCAACCCTCACCCTGCCCGGGATCGCCGGGATCATCCTGGCGATCGGCTTGGCGGTCGACTCGAACGTCCTGATCTTCGAGCGTATCCGCGAGGAGGTCCGTTCGAAGAAGACGGTGCGGGCCGCGATCGACGCGGGGTACGACAAGGCGTTTTACACCGTGGTCGACTCCCACGTGACCACGCTGATCACGGCGCTGATCCTCTTCCAGTTCGGCACCGGGCCGATCAAGGGGTTCGCCGTCTCCCTCTCGATGGGCGTGGCGATCAACCTGTTCACCGCGCTCGTCTGCACCAGGGTCGTGTTCGACTATCTCAACGCCAGGAAGCCGATGCAGGCGCTGAGCATTTAACGGAAACGGGGACGGAAGGCGGAGATGATCGAACTCGTAAAGGGCACCAAGATCGACTTCATGGGCATGAAGAAATACACCTTCGTCTTCTCGGGCCTGCTCCTGCTGCTCGGGTTGGTCGGCACCGTGCAGATCTACCGCGGGCAGGCGAACCTCGGGATCGACCTGGCGGGCGGGACGGCGATCCAGATGAAATTCCAGAAGCCGTTCTCCATGGGCGAGATCCGGTCCATCCTTGCGAAGGCGGGGCACGTGGGGGCGTCCCTGCAGGAGGCTTCGGGGGAAAACATCCTCCTTCTCAAGCTGGGGGCCCTCGGCAAGGAGGAAGAGAAGATGGTCGCCGAACCGGTGGTGAGCCTCCTGCGCCAATCCCTCCCGGGGAACCCGTTCGTCGTCGAGAGTGTTTCGGAAATCGGGCCGGCCATCGGCCACAAGCTGCGCCGGGACGCCGCCCTGGCGCTGCTGATCTCCGCGCTGGCGATCATCATCTACCTTGCGTGGCGATTCGAGTTCAAGTTCGGCGTCGCGGCGGCGGTCGCCACGTTTCACGACATCCTCGTCATCGTCGGGATCTTCTGGGCCCTCGGGATCGAGATGGACCTGCTCTTCATCACCGCGCTGCTCACCATCGGCGGGTATTCGCTGACCGACACGGTCGTCGTCTTCGACCGGATCCGGGAGAACATCCGGCTCCGGAAGAAGAAGACCTTCTCCGAGGTGATCAACCAGAGCGTGAACGAGGTCCTCAGCCGGACCATCATCACCTCGCTGACCACCTTCGTCGCGGTCGTCGCGCTGCTCGCGTTCGGCGGGATCGTACTGCGCGACTTCTCGCTCGCGCTCGCGATCGGGATCCTGGTCGGGACGTACTCCTCGATCTTCGTCGCCAGCCCGGTCGTCGCCCTCTGGCGCGGCGAGAAGATGACCGACGTGAAGAGGTGACCGGAGCGGCGGCTTGAAGGGGGCAGCGAAGAGGGAGTGGGTCCTCCGTTCCCCCGACCCGGCCGCCGTCCGGGAGCTGTCGACCCGCCACGGCCTGACCCCCGCGGCGTCGACGGTGCTCGTCAACCGGGGGATCGTCGATCCGCGTGACGTGGAACGCTTCCTCGGCGGTACGCTCTCCGATCTGCCCGACCCTTCCCTCCTCAAGGATGCCGGCAAGGCGGCGCGCCGCCTCGTGGCCGCCGGGTCGCGCGG
Proteins encoded:
- the secD gene encoding protein translocase subunit SecD — its product is MMKSITGRITLIAVLTAVSVIVLLPSLTDRLPAGWKDRMPKINLGLDLQGGVFLRLAVDIDKAIENTSMRYADDARAVCRENGLPVLAFQKIGDGGFSLRFPPGDFASRAQATLKDEFPSLDVGPGPVSADGATVIAHMKPAEIQAIRTNAVVQGVETIRNRIDQFGVREPQIVAEGDDRIVVQLPGVKDQQRAIELVGKTALLEFKLVDEGASVEESLKGSLPEDDQLLYQKSTDPQSGRVTKTPIVVKKRALLTGDTIKSAKVNFGNQVGGAHVSISFDSRGAKVFDRVTAENVKRRLAIVLDDTVYSAPVIQERISGGEAQITGNFTPEEASDLAIVLRAGSLPAPVKVIQNVSIGPSLGQDSIRKGVRAAMIGALLVVTFMAFYYRFAGMVADFALVFNILFLLAGMAAFSATLTLPGIAGIILAIGLAVDSNVLIFERIREEVRSKKTVRAAIDAGYDKAFYTVVDSHVTTLITALILFQFGTGPIKGFAVSLSMGVAINLFTALVCTRVVFDYLNARKPMQALSI
- the yajC gene encoding preprotein translocase subunit YajC, with the translated sequence MFLTGMAYAMGGSPGGGAGGGSGLMGLLPILLMFVIFYFLLIRPQQKQASRQRDFIKNLKVGDRVVTSGGLHGEVKGLTETTITLEIADKVRVKVTRSAVSGSSQDAAVPDAQKPA
- the secF gene encoding protein translocase subunit SecF, with protein sequence MELVKGTKIDFMGMKKYTFVFSGLLLLLGLVGTVQIYRGQANLGIDLAGGTAIQMKFQKPFSMGEIRSILAKAGHVGASLQEASGENILLLKLGALGKEEEKMVAEPVVSLLRQSLPGNPFVVESVSEIGPAIGHKLRRDAALALLISALAIIIYLAWRFEFKFGVAAAVATFHDILVIVGIFWALGIEMDLLFITALLTIGGYSLTDTVVVFDRIRENIRLRKKKTFSEVINQSVNEVLSRTIITSLTTFVAVVALLAFGGIVLRDFSLALAIGILVGTYSSIFVASPVVALWRGEKMTDVKR